A genomic window from Flavobacterium phycosphaerae includes:
- a CDS encoding gliding motility-associated C-terminal domain-containing protein yields MSCFFSAYGQNVTLYQQFNGRYDFTFVGNTMNLGENNLTIGCEDLVVSTSAADLTLNPDQLIEKAYLYWAGSGTGDFNVKLNGIDITAQRNFSVISNDELPYFSAFADVTTQIQSTGNGTYTLSELDISQTLLTESGYCQNRTNFAGWAMVIVYSDVTLPINQINIYDGLQKVPNDLVINLSSLNVLDNNNSKIGFIAWEGDSMLNTEHFEFNGIELSNALNPADNVFNGTNSVTGSNTLYNMDLDIYDIQNYINVGDVTAQIKLTSVFNPFLNGRDFIMVNTVITKLNNQLPDATIAIDSVAKTCDSKTIVVDYTVSNLNATNALPANTPIAIYANGQLLQTTATTTIIPIDGTWSSQISLVLPNTIANNFTLQFIVDDTGNGTGVVIELLENNNSFTQLVSLWTSPLYNSIPPQYFCTSDITNYTIDLSAYSSSVLVNASDSIHFFTSLNDAMANVNTIANSTAFNLTNPITTIYIRLDNQHCYSITPLEINLKPYPGFITPSDMSICRETAESAFDISEYQESIAVTTTDLVTFFETMQDANANTNAIQTIENYLPNITPKTIFVRIDNGYCFSTTSFTLAYFDVPKYNTLPNLLSCNEGLTQGTFDFSAYETSVKQSPNDTVHFYESLEDAANEVNAVSDAYHYVATTTPKTIFVRIDNENCYSITSFLVTTRNCPPTVYNYISANNDSVNDSFVIDGLKNIFLNYKIEIYNRWGRLIWTGNKDSENWSGYAREGFDSTKAPDGTYFYLIYLNDKDYPEPLKGFLYLNH; encoded by the coding sequence ATGAGCTGTTTTTTCTCAGCTTATGGACAAAATGTAACCTTATACCAGCAATTCAATGGCCGTTACGATTTCACCTTTGTGGGGAATACTATGAATTTGGGGGAAAATAATTTAACTATCGGTTGTGAAGATTTGGTTGTTTCAACTTCAGCAGCCGACTTAACGTTAAATCCTGATCAATTGATTGAAAAGGCTTATTTGTATTGGGCAGGTTCCGGAACCGGTGATTTTAATGTAAAATTAAACGGTATCGATATTACGGCTCAAAGAAATTTTTCGGTGATTTCTAATGATGAATTACCCTACTTCAGTGCCTTTGCTGATGTTACCACTCAAATACAGAGCACCGGAAACGGCACCTACACCCTTTCGGAGTTAGACATTTCACAAACCCTACTCACAGAAAGCGGCTATTGTCAGAACCGAACCAACTTTGCCGGTTGGGCCATGGTTATAGTCTACAGCGATGTTACTTTGCCTATCAATCAAATCAATATTTATGATGGATTACAAAAGGTACCAAATGATTTGGTTATTAATCTTAGCAGTTTGAATGTTTTGGATAATAATAATTCTAAAATAGGTTTCATTGCTTGGGAAGGTGATAGTATGTTAAACACAGAGCATTTTGAGTTTAACGGAATAGAATTGAGTAACGCATTAAATCCGGCTGATAATGTATTCAACGGTACCAATTCGGTCACAGGAAGCAATACCCTTTACAATATGGATTTGGACATTTATGATATTCAAAATTATATTAATGTAGGTGATGTTACGGCACAAATAAAACTCACTTCCGTTTTTAATCCTTTTCTTAATGGACGCGATTTCATTATGGTTAATACTGTAATAACCAAACTCAACAACCAATTACCCGATGCTACAATTGCTATAGATTCGGTAGCTAAAACATGTGATTCTAAAACCATAGTAGTGGATTATACGGTTTCAAATTTAAATGCAACTAATGCACTTCCTGCCAATACCCCTATCGCTATTTATGCTAATGGACAATTATTGCAAACTACTGCTACAACTACAATAATTCCTATTGACGGAACTTGGTCTTCACAAATATCTTTGGTTTTACCCAACACGATTGCGAACAATTTCACGTTACAATTTATAGTGGATGATACCGGAAACGGAACAGGTGTGGTCATCGAATTGCTGGAAAACAATAACAGTTTCACGCAATTAGTTTCTTTATGGACCTCGCCACTATATAATAGCATTCCGCCTCAATATTTTTGTACTTCCGATATAACCAATTACACGATTGACTTATCAGCTTATAGTTCTTCTGTTTTGGTCAATGCCTCAGACAGCATTCATTTTTTTACTTCGTTGAACGATGCGATGGCTAATGTTAATACAATTGCCAATAGCACTGCCTTTAATTTGACTAATCCGATTACGACAATTTATATCCGACTAGATAATCAGCATTGTTACAGCATTACTCCCTTGGAAATAAATTTAAAACCCTATCCCGGATTTATTACACCAAGCGACATGAGCATTTGCCGTGAAACTGCTGAGAGTGCTTTTGATATATCAGAATACCAAGAGTCGATTGCTGTCACTACTACGGATTTAGTTACTTTTTTCGAAACAATGCAAGACGCTAATGCTAACACTAATGCTATACAAACTATTGAGAACTACTTGCCTAATATAACTCCCAAAACCATCTTTGTACGTATTGATAATGGGTATTGTTTTAGCACAACTTCGTTCACATTAGCCTATTTTGACGTTCCGAAATATAACACACTGCCCAATTTACTTAGCTGCAACGAAGGATTGACGCAAGGAACTTTTGATTTTTCAGCCTATGAAACGTCTGTAAAACAAAGTCCAAACGATACGGTTCATTTTTATGAAAGTTTGGAAGATGCCGCCAACGAAGTCAATGCGGTTTCGGATGCCTATCATTATGTGGCAACCACAACACCCAAAACCATTTTTGTCCGAATTGATAATGAAAACTGCTATAGTATCACTTCCTTTTTAGTAACCACTCGAAACTGTCCGCCTACGGTATACAACTATATTTCGGCCAATAATGATTCGGTTAATGACAGCTTTGTGATTGATGGACTTAAAAATATTTTTCTGAATTATAAAATCGAAATCTACAACCGTTGGGGAAGATTAATCTGGACAGGAAATAAAGACAGTGAAAACTGGAGCGGATATGCAAGAGAAGGTTTTGACAGTACCAAAGCCCCTGACGGAACATATTTCTATCTCATCTACCTCAATGACAAAGACTATCCCGAACCTTTAAAAGGTTTTTTGTATTTGAATCATTAA
- a CDS encoding GNAT family N-acetyltransferase, producing the protein MKNYTVRRYEANDFALWNAFVSSAKNATFLFHRNFMEYHQDRFSDYSLLVFEAEKLVAILPANKVNNVLYSHQGLTYGGFVFDAKIKLGKVIAIVKTVLQFLYDNQMTTVQLKLLPSIYPTTFSEEIEYALFLAKAQLIRRDCLSVVDMTKPLSFSTSRKQEIQRGIKKGLTIKEETNFEQFWEAILLPNLAKKHNAKPVHTANEIIKLQLLFPNNIRHFNVYHENKMVAGTTVFVSEKVAHSQYISGNDQKNELGSLDFLHHNLLTEVFQDKAYFDFGTSHEDNGQKINEGLLYWKESFDAKTTVQDFYEVATVNYSLLENVML; encoded by the coding sequence GTGAAAAACTATACTGTCAGACGTTATGAAGCCAACGATTTTGCTCTTTGGAATGCTTTTGTAAGCAGTGCCAAAAATGCCACTTTTTTGTTTCATCGCAATTTTATGGAATACCATCAGGATCGGTTTTCTGACTATTCGTTGCTTGTTTTTGAAGCAGAAAAATTAGTTGCGATACTTCCGGCTAATAAAGTAAATAACGTTTTATATTCTCACCAAGGCCTCACTTATGGTGGTTTTGTATTTGATGCTAAAATCAAATTAGGTAAAGTGATTGCGATTGTCAAAACCGTTTTGCAGTTTTTGTATGACAATCAAATGACTACAGTGCAATTAAAATTGTTGCCGTCTATCTACCCAACTACTTTTTCAGAAGAAATTGAATACGCTTTGTTTTTAGCAAAAGCACAATTAATTAGAAGAGATTGTCTTTCGGTTGTTGATATGACCAAACCGTTATCTTTTTCAACCAGTCGGAAACAGGAGATACAACGAGGCATAAAGAAAGGATTGACTATAAAGGAAGAAACCAATTTTGAACAGTTTTGGGAAGCCATATTGTTGCCCAACTTAGCAAAAAAGCACAACGCCAAACCGGTACATACAGCTAATGAAATCATCAAATTGCAACTGCTTTTTCCCAACAATATTCGACATTTTAATGTGTATCATGAAAATAAGATGGTAGCCGGTACCACCGTTTTTGTTTCTGAAAAAGTAGCGCATTCACAATATATCTCGGGGAATGACCAAAAAAATGAATTGGGAAGTTTGGATTTTTTACACCATAATTTACTGACCGAAGTTTTTCAGGACAAGGCTTATTTCGACTTTGGAACTTCTCACGAAGACAATGGGCAAAAGATTAATGAAGGTTTATTGTATTGGAAAGAAAGTTTTGATGCTAAAACCACTGTTCAGGATTTCTATGAAGTGGCAACTGTCAATTATTCATTACTCGAAAATGTAATGCTATGA
- a CDS encoding DegT/DnrJ/EryC1/StrS family aminotransferase produces MIKFLDLHKINWPYQEAFHQKMQQVLDKGWFILGDEVSAFETDFAAYCGTKYCIGVGNGLEALVLIFKGYIQLGKLQKGDEVLVPSNTYIASILAVLQADLVPIFVEPNLETYNINPDLISAKITPKTKAILPVHLYGQVAEMDKIKAIAQQHNLLVIEDAAQAHGALLGNARAGNLSDAAGFSFYPGKNLGALGDAGAITTNDADLAKVIFALRNYGSEKKYHNDFIGVNSRLDELQAAFLNVKLPHLDKENDLRRAIAKRYLTEINNDKITLPTWDFSNKHVFHLFVIRTENRTALQEFLKQNTIETLIHYPIAPHQQQAFSDWKNMSFPITEKIHQEVLSIPISPVMTSAEVDFVIQVLNRY; encoded by the coding sequence ATGATAAAGTTCCTCGATTTACATAAAATCAATTGGCCTTATCAGGAAGCCTTTCATCAAAAAATGCAACAGGTTTTAGATAAAGGTTGGTTTATTTTGGGCGATGAAGTCAGTGCCTTTGAAACTGATTTTGCGGCTTATTGCGGAACAAAATATTGCATTGGAGTGGGTAACGGTCTTGAAGCATTAGTATTAATTTTCAAAGGCTATATCCAACTGGGTAAATTGCAAAAAGGCGATGAGGTGTTGGTGCCATCTAATACATATATTGCCAGTATATTAGCAGTATTGCAAGCCGATTTAGTCCCGATTTTTGTCGAGCCTAATCTCGAAACTTATAATATCAATCCCGATTTGATTTCGGCCAAAATAACTCCCAAAACCAAAGCCATTTTACCGGTTCATTTGTATGGGCAAGTTGCCGAAATGGACAAGATAAAGGCGATTGCTCAACAACACAATTTATTAGTGATTGAAGATGCAGCCCAAGCTCATGGTGCACTTTTGGGTAATGCAAGAGCAGGAAATCTGTCGGATGCCGCCGGTTTTAGTTTCTATCCCGGAAAAAATTTAGGAGCCCTGGGTGATGCCGGCGCCATTACAACGAATGATGCCGATTTGGCCAAAGTTATCTTTGCTTTGCGAAATTATGGTTCGGAGAAAAAATACCATAATGATTTTATAGGTGTAAATTCCAGGTTAGATGAATTACAAGCGGCTTTTTTGAATGTGAAATTGCCTCATTTGGATAAAGAAAATGACCTTCGCCGGGCCATTGCCAAGCGGTATTTGACTGAAATCAATAATGATAAAATCACATTACCAACTTGGGACTTTTCAAATAAGCATGTGTTTCATTTGTTTGTTATTCGAACAGAAAACAGAACAGCATTGCAAGAGTTTTTGAAACAAAATACTATAGAAACGCTCATTCATTATCCTATTGCGCCACACCAACAGCAGGCTTTTTCTGACTGGAAAAATATGTCATTCCCCATCACCGAAAAAATCCATCAGGAAGTGCTGAGTATTCCGATTAGCCCAGTGATGACAAGTGCTGAGGTAGATTTTGTTATTCAAGTTTTAAACCGGTATTGA
- a CDS encoding acyltransferase, translating to MVAKFKNILFVQFRIWKYQWLSTCKRVTGKPILHQPLLLVGEGKINFGKNVQIGVINSPNFYTHYFYLEARGKDSAISIGDNVSINNGFSAVAFTEIIIEKNALLGYNCAIVDNDGHHLAIDERVTGTPKSAAVCIAENVFLGDNVTILKGVTIGKNSVIGNGSIVTKDIPENVVAVGNPAQVIRNL from the coding sequence ATGGTAGCTAAATTTAAGAATATACTTTTTGTTCAATTTCGCATTTGGAAATACCAATGGCTCTCAACTTGTAAACGAGTTACGGGAAAGCCGATACTTCATCAGCCTTTGTTGTTAGTTGGGGAAGGGAAAATTAATTTTGGGAAGAATGTACAAATTGGGGTTATAAATTCTCCAAATTTTTATACGCACTATTTTTATTTGGAAGCTAGAGGCAAAGACAGTGCAATTAGTATAGGCGATAATGTGTCTATCAATAACGGTTTTTCAGCTGTTGCTTTTACAGAAATTATCATTGAAAAAAATGCACTACTTGGTTATAATTGCGCTATAGTGGATAATGACGGGCATCATTTAGCCATTGATGAAAGAGTCACCGGAACACCAAAATCCGCGGCTGTTTGTATCGCGGAAAATGTTTTTTTAGGAGACAACGTTACCATTTTAAAAGGAGTTACCATTGGTAAAAATTCAGTCATTGGTAATGGCAGCATAGTGACAAAAGACATTCCTGAAAATGTGGTGGCTGTCGGAAATCCTGCCCAAGTAATTAGAAATCTATAA
- a CDS encoding oligosaccharide flippase family protein → MNKKNNTSYRSILKATGVFGMMQVFRTLISIISSKFVAVYLGPVGLGLVSLLNNAVNIITAITNFEFLTIATREVALATNSDDNTALNKTVVMLQKMAVFISLFGALISLLFSKTLSNFTFGTPEKQYWFYLLSFYFIITSLSNARMAVLQGVNKIKTLAICNITAAFFIAIGTIIIYYFLRIEGIIWVMLYSSVVLFAVTIYFTRQYSFKITPFKFKEFYASSSPIFKLGFFMSINLILGQLGNFLIKLYLNADGNSLQILGYYEVSTVILINYLGLIFNAMSYDFFPKLSAISMDNDKVKQLVNNQIEMAVIIVTPAIILMYLLAPVIIKLLYTAEFSNSFLILKLGLFSVILKAIVFPLGYIILVKGDRLLFFKQALLGDILNLILSIVLYRYFGLLGLGLATVFNLVFFGIYVYIVVNRHYDFHFFATSKKLLITNLLLGTFAVLIIYSFQSLYVYVFISLLFILSVLYSLKELNHRINLKEFLQEKINRNEKE, encoded by the coding sequence ATGAACAAAAAAAACAATACATCGTATCGCTCTATTCTAAAAGCCACTGGGGTTTTTGGCATGATGCAGGTATTTAGAACTTTGATCAGTATCATTAGTTCAAAGTTTGTAGCGGTTTATTTAGGCCCTGTTGGATTGGGGTTAGTCTCGCTTTTAAATAATGCGGTCAACATAATTACGGCGATTACCAATTTTGAATTTCTAACCATTGCCACACGAGAAGTTGCTTTAGCTACCAATTCTGATGACAATACGGCTTTAAATAAAACAGTGGTGATGTTGCAAAAGATGGCTGTTTTCATTAGTTTGTTTGGCGCTCTGATATCGTTACTTTTTAGCAAAACCCTGAGCAATTTTACTTTTGGCACTCCCGAAAAACAATATTGGTTTTACTTATTGTCTTTCTACTTTATTATTACGAGTTTGTCTAATGCCAGAATGGCTGTACTGCAAGGGGTTAATAAAATTAAAACGTTGGCTATTTGCAATATTACGGCAGCTTTTTTTATTGCCATAGGAACCATAATCATCTATTACTTTTTAAGAATTGAGGGCATCATCTGGGTAATGTTATACTCAAGCGTGGTTTTATTCGCAGTTACAATTTATTTCACCAGACAGTATTCTTTTAAAATAACTCCTTTTAAATTCAAAGAATTTTATGCGTCATCTTCTCCCATTTTCAAATTGGGATTTTTCATGTCCATCAATTTAATCTTAGGACAGCTGGGTAACTTTTTAATAAAATTATACCTCAATGCTGATGGCAATTCCTTGCAAATACTAGGCTATTACGAAGTGAGTACCGTAATTTTAATTAATTATTTAGGGTTGATTTTTAACGCCATGTCCTATGATTTTTTTCCAAAACTGTCGGCTATAAGTATGGATAATGATAAAGTAAAACAATTGGTGAATAACCAAATTGAGATGGCTGTTATAATAGTTACCCCTGCAATTATCCTTATGTATCTTCTGGCACCGGTTATCATAAAACTGTTGTATACCGCCGAGTTTTCAAATTCATTTCTAATCCTGAAACTGGGATTGTTTTCGGTTATTTTAAAAGCGATAGTATTTCCGTTGGGCTATATTATTTTGGTAAAAGGCGATAGATTGCTTTTCTTCAAACAAGCACTGCTAGGCGATATACTGAACTTAATTTTATCCATCGTCCTTTATCGTTATTTTGGTTTGCTCGGACTAGGTTTAGCAACGGTATTCAATCTGGTCTTTTTTGGTATTTACGTTTATATAGTAGTCAACCGACATTATGATTTTCATTTCTTCGCCACCAGTAAAAAATTACTAATTACTAATTTACTACTGGGCACTTTTGCCGTCCTTATCATCTATAGTTTTCAATCACTTTATGTGTATGTTTTCATTTCATTACTTTTTATACTCTCTGTGCTGTATTCGTTGAAAGAACTGAATCATAGGATTAATTTAAAAGAATTTCTCCAAGAAAAAATAAATAGAAACGAAAAAGAATAG